The following DNA comes from Colius striatus isolate bColStr4 chromosome 21, bColStr4.1.hap1, whole genome shotgun sequence.
ATTATGAAATACCACTCGTACTTTCAGTCACATACAACTTGCCTAGAAAAGCACAGCCTGTGGAGCTTCTCTTCCGTGTTTCTACTTTATTTGTGCTTTAGACTGACTACCTGATATCATGCTGGCACACTGCAGAACACCAGCTTTCATTAACTAAAGACACATTGTATGTCACTTCTAAGTGTTCAAAGAAAGTATTTCCAAAGCATCTGGAAGTCTGTGACTTACTAGCTTTTCACAGTCCAGAGCATTTCTCATCTCACTCAGCCTTTAAGTGTATGTCTAGAAATTAATCAAATTCCTCAGAACGCTTTGCTATGTTTCTAAACTATGGAGTGTAATTTGAAGTATCTGAGTGATGCTGACCTTGAATCCAATTGCTTTAAGCTTTCTAAGACAACCTCTTTCATAACAAACAGGCAGAAACAGAGTTGCAATTTGTGAATGACAACTTACTAACCACTAGTTTAACGTTTCCAATAAAGATAAGCAATAAAGAAAACGAAACCTTCTAAGCACTAACACTTGTGTTTATATCCTGCCAATGAGTGAGTGGTCAGAATAGCACACACAGTAATAAAGGATTCTACTCTACAAGGCACTCTGTCTGTTTGCTTTAGCTGCCTTTACTCAAGAggacatcagaaaaaaacaaatccaatgTTATaactgtggggtttttcccTGTTAATGAAAACCTTGCAGAAGAGAAGGGTTATTAAACCTTCCCATTTTAACTCATGCATATGGGAATCTCCATGCCATCTTTAAGAGCACCAGAGTAATTTAAGCTGTCCTAATAAAATTAATCCTCCATTACCAAGATGCAAGCAAAGTCAATTCTGACACCTAGTGTCCGAAGCACGCACTGACTCTGACTGCCGTGGCTGTTCTGTTCACTGGCCTCCCAACACCTGACAGTTTATTACCTGCCACAAACCTTAGTAAGCACGAGACATCCTTTatagaaaggaaaatgctttcaTGTCTAAAAGTAAATGCTCTTACACCAAAAACTAGATGAAGTTTTCGAAAAGGCtaaaaaaataagctttattcTTTGTGTTCTCATGCTTCcttctcattctcttttctctttctaagtTCTGAGGAACTAACTGTTAACAACACTGCTAACTTAATGAAGCCACATCAATTTCTGAACTCTTGGTATGTGCACTTAGGCATAATTATTTTTAACCTTCCTGTGTTTGAAACCCTCACATTTTAGACACTTAGCATCTCCTAGCGAGTTTTATGAGAAGAAAGCAACTATTACTTTGCTTGCCATCCTGACCCACTGTTTGTCCCTGTTTTTCCCTTACCACtgtcttttcagtgtttttcctCTGTGGTTATTTGCAGAGCtcacagtaaaaatgaaaataagaaccATATAGAATATAAGACCAAATAATAAATGAGGAACTTAGATTTCCAATTGAAATCAAACTTACAGTAAGGCAACAGAGCACACAGCTGCTACAACATAACTGGAACAAACTCTCATTCATTGCATGGGCATCCTACCCCTAAGGAAGCTCTTCCTGATTCCTTGATTTAAAATATAAGTGTGACTAATTGTTCATTGAGACAGCAACCAGCAAAAAGTGGTGCTAATTTCCATACCTTCAGAGGCTATGTAGGTTTTTTCACATCAGAACAGGGTGTTTTGTCATAACTTGTACTAGACCACAGCACTAATCCTGTCCACTAATCCTGACACTCAAACACATGCATTCTCACTCCTGAGAATGGCTTATACAGGGAATACCGTAACACCATGAAGACAATGCAGTTCTTAAATATCACAGAAGTAATTACAAATTCCACTCTGAAGATCAGAGAAGGCAGCTGTTCTTGGCACAACTTACTTTGCAAAGATGACCATGAGCTTCTTCCTATTTTTCCTTGGTTCTGAGTCTTCCTCAAACTCTTCCATCTCTTTTCCTAGAAAAACTTCTTGATGAAATTCTTTGTTAAGGTGTCCGTCCATCTCCATTTTGACCCCATTCAAGTGATCTGGGGGCAAGATCTCATTTTCATCTTTACTGTCAGATGGCTTTTCTTTGAGGGCTGAATTATTTGCAGGCCTTGCATAAACATCCATtagaagaaatacaaacagaaggGACAAATAGAGAGATCCCAAACCACAGAGAAAGGCCTGTCTTGACAtcatttttttgtcctttttattcAAAATATTGGCTGATTAAATTACTGTGAATTGACTGAATGAtctaaaaacaagaaaaaagaaaacacacataTAAGTTGAACTCTAGAACAGTATGTCACTAATAAAATAGCTcttaaaattcagaagaatccacacacacacacacaagtatTTACTGTGAAAGAATAAAGAAACCTGTTAAATAATTAATACACAACAAGAAAGTACTCTGTTAGTTTTCAGCCAGCACAACTGTAACCTCTTTCAGAGGACTCTGGAAGATAACACTTTAAATGGCCTAGTTCTGCTCTGAAAGCTCTCTTCTGGTGTTACTGCATGAGTTGACATGACAACTGAAATCCAAGACTTTGCTGTGAAGTCAAACCAGCACATGAAGCATTTACTGTCTGAATATGCAGCCCAAGCTCAGCTGTGGCAATGCCTTCCACACCAGCACTGCACTTCCCAGCCAGTAACAGACACGACAGTTTACCAGATAAACCCTTTACAAAGGCAGACAGACGGAAAGGTCCTTTTAGGAAGGGCTGACTGAGGGGAATACAAGTGCCAGCACATAAAGAGGAACATACAGGAAACAGCCGGCAGGAAacgcagccccagggcaggaccTGTCGTCACCTGCTTGCTGGTGCGTGAAAATCGCTGCCACGTCAGAGTTAGcagacaaggacagggaaaaGGACCACAGCCCAAAACACAGAGCGCCGAGGGTCACAGACCGAGCTGCGACAGCTAATTCTCCACCGGAGTGGGGCAGGATTGCCTACCCTAACTCGGAAGGACAGCGGCGGGCCCGACCCCTCTCCAGGAACGGGGGCACCCGCACTCACCGAGAGCTCCGCAGCGCTCGCAGTGTCCCCTCCTGCGGCCCAGACCCGTGATAGACCGCGAGCTGGGCGGCCTCGGCCTCGTCACCCCTCGCCCCGCTCCCTGAACGGGCGGCGAGGGCGCCTCACGGAACAGCGTCAGGCGGCGCGGACGACCCGGCCCCCAGCCCAGCGGCGCGGGCGGAGGGAAGGCGGCCGCGGCGCTGGAACTGCGTCAGAGCGCAGCGCCCGCGTGAGGGCCGCGGGCCGCCATCTTGGGGCCGGGCAGCAGCCATTTGCCCCTCGCAACGGACCCGTCCCCGCCTCCTTCCAGCGCCCGTCGCGATTGCCGGAGCCTTTAGTcgggaaagcaaacaaaacccctctcaaacaacaacaacaaagtgcGCTAAAAAGCTGAACGCGGTTGCTCCCGTGCTCCTCCTTACCTCAGCGATAAAGCAGCTCTCCTCCTCCACGCGTGAGGGAACTCTTAGAGTCCCTGTCAGGTCCCTTTCCCTGGCTATAGCTATGCTCACAGTTCTGTGCTTATCGTTCATCTAGTTCGCTTGGGAGCCCTTAAAATATCGCCTTCTGTACACAACGCGCCGCTGCCAATGCTCAGGAAATCAGCAGCCAGCTAGCACATGACCACCTTCACCAGACTACGTCCTCTCCCGTGCCACAATGCGACAGCAGTGCCATGCCCCGAAGCTTCCATTAGGGCTTGGACAGCCAGACGAAGCCCAGTCTGAAACGGCCCTTGCCGCGGCTTCCCTTGCCGTGACCCAAACCAGCTGCTGGCGCGACCCGCCCAGAGCCAAAATGGCTCCGCCCCGGCCTCGCCTGCCCTGTTGCAAAATGGCTGCCGCAAGGCGCCGGCGTGTGCGGTCAGCTGGTGCAGGGCGCggcccctcctcctcctcccccttcccccgccAGGCAGGCGGCGAGGGGAGCGGCGGGCGCTGCACGCACCGAGCCCACGCCGGAGGCCCCGCAGGAGGGGACGGAGCCGCTCCTCCTCCCGCCCTGAGCCGGCGCGTCCCGAAAGACAAGGGGAGAAGGCGGGAAGGAGCCATGAAGCCACCCCTGAGGGACGGCGAAGCGCGGTGAGGGTTCCTACAGGAAGCTTGTCCCTGCTCGGCAGCCGTAAGCGAGGGCGGGGCTCCTGGCGTTCCCGCCTAAATCGctgagggggctgtggctggggcTGTTCGGCCCCTCGAGGCCCTTCGGCCATGAAGCTGCTGCGCCTCTTGTGCCGCCACAAGACGGCCCTAGGCCTGGGCGGCCTGTCACTCTTCGCCGTGGTCCTACTTTACCTGGCCAAGTGCACCTCCGAAGGCCTCCGTCCTCTGCCAGCCTCCCGCGGGCTCCCCCACAACCAGCCCGCGGCCGCGCCACCGCGGGGTGCCAGGGAAGCGCATccccccgcggccccgccagcccctcccgaggacaCCGCCTTCCTAGCCGTGCTCATCACCAGCGGCCCCAAGTACAGCGAGCGCCGCAGCATCATCCGCAGCACGTGGCTCTCGGCCGCCGGGCGTCCTCCTCACGATGACATCTGGAGCCGCTTCATCATCGGTACGGCGGGGCTCGGGGCAGAGGAGCTGCGTAGCCTGGAGCTGGAGCAAAGCCGGCACAGagacctcctcctcctgcctgagCTGCGGGATTCCTATGAGAACCTGACTGCTAAAGTGCTGGCCACTTACGTCTGGCTGGATCTGCACCTTGACTTCCAGTTCGCCCTGAAGGCTGATGACGATACCTTTGTGCGCTTGGATGTGCTGGTGGAAGAGCTGAGAGCCAAGGAGCCGCGTCGCCTCTACTGGGGCTTCTTTTCTGGCCGTGGCCGAGTGAAATCTGGTGGCAAATGGAAAGAGAGCGCCTGGGTGCTCTGTGACTACTATCTACCATATGCTCTGGGTGGTGGTTATGTGATTTCTGCAGATCTGGTGCACTATCTGCGTCTTAGCAGAGACTACCTGAACATGTGGCAGAGTGAAGATGTCTCCCTGGGGGTATGGCTGGCTCCCATCGATGTGAAGAGAGTGCATGACCCTCGCTTTGACACCGAGTATAAGTCACGAGGTTGCAACAATAAGTACATAGTAACTCATAAGCAAAGCATCGAAGACATGCTGGAAAAGCACCAGACCCTGGCTAAAGAAGGAAAGCTCTGTAAGGAGGAGGTTAAGCTCAGGCTTTCCTACATGTATGACTGGGGAGTCCCTCCTTCACAGTGTTGCCAAAGGAAGGATGGCATCCCATGAAAGtctgaggaaggaaaaggcaggCTGCTGATGGACTGTCTGAGCTTGGTTACTGTTACCTGGGGAGAATCCCGGTAACTAGGGCTTAAAAAGTACTCAAAAAGATTTTGCACGATGCGTTATGCCATGATAAATGAAACTGAAACTCCTGAGAGCTGCTGATGTGGCATGACACAGAGATGTTCAAAAAAGAGAATCAGATGACAAAAAGCATGGAAAGGTTCATGTGACAGGACTGAAGGCAAGTAGTAGGTTACAAAATATGGATAGTACAGAAAATGTAGGGGCAATAACTTGGATGAAAAGATACTGGAAGGTTTTTAATAGATTATAAGATATATTTGCTGAAGTTGACAGACTTCATGCTGTCTGTAAGATTGTGACACTAGCATCTGCCATTATTTCTTGGCAAGGAAGAAGTGTCAGTTTAGCAAGGTTTGGGGCCACAAATCAGCTGTTATTGCCAGTGGGAATGGGTAGCTGGTTATTGACAAGCAGTCAAGTGAAGGGAACATTTTTGCCTAGGACACTGGCATTAGAAGAGGGGGAGAGTTTGGCAAGTGCTCTGATTCACAGGACTGGAATTACTAGACCTTCTGTGTAACTTGTCTCTTaagctttttgttgttttatggACATCATGTACATAAATTATCTGGCAGCTATGGAGTAAGTCTGTATTTAGAAAAGTGGACAAGTTTTGCTACTTGGCAGGTATAGAATATATTGTCTTATTTTGGAGGCAAGTAGTTATGCTCCAAAGCTAGCCTCCACTTGTTAGACATAGTGTTGTTCTTAGCTTATCCTCCAAAGACACTGTGAATGAAGAAACATTTGCCCTCCCAACAGTAAGTAATGTTACTACTAAAAAGTCAGACCTTGTTGGCTTCAGATTTATATTGCTCTGGAATACTTCTATAAAATGGAACTTGGCAGGATTAGATCAGTGGATGCTATTCAGAGTTCAAACAAGACTGCCCTAAGGTAGGTACCTCAGCTAAGAAGGTAAGCTCTGTATGTAGTCAAGAGAAATAGGCTCCTCCACCCCCCAAATTCCTGTTTGAGGAGAACCTTGTCTCTCTTCAGGATGTGCACTGCAATCCAGGGAGACTAATCTCCCAACAGTCACATTTCAATGCCTGAAGCTAGTCTGTGTGAATTCCCTCCTCTCCAATAGCAGCTTTCAGTGGAACTAGTAACTAATTTTTAGGTGCTCTTAATTGCTCAAATGATATGTCAGTAAATGGGATTATGTCCCTTAGTCCTGTCTGCACTACAAACAATTCTGGTACTGACAGAGCTTGTCAGCATCGGATGTATAGAACAGTAAACACAGACAGGACATACTTGG
Coding sequences within:
- the B3GALT6 gene encoding beta-1,3-galactosyltransferase 6, producing the protein MKLLRLLCRHKTALGLGGLSLFAVVLLYLAKCTSEGLRPLPASRGLPHNQPAAAPPRGAREAHPPAAPPAPPEDTAFLAVLITSGPKYSERRSIIRSTWLSAAGRPPHDDIWSRFIIGTAGLGAEELRSLELEQSRHRDLLLLPELRDSYENLTAKVLATYVWLDLHLDFQFALKADDDTFVRLDVLVEELRAKEPRRLYWGFFSGRGRVKSGGKWKESAWVLCDYYLPYALGGGYVISADLVHYLRLSRDYLNMWQSEDVSLGVWLAPIDVKRVHDPRFDTEYKSRGCNNKYIVTHKQSIEDMLEKHQTLAKEGKLCKEEVKLRLSYMYDWGVPPSQCCQRKDGIP